From the Thermovirga lienii DSM 17291 genome, one window contains:
- a CDS encoding hypothetical protein (KEGG: hsl:OE4467F hypothetical protein~SPTR: Putative uncharacterized protein) gives MLLVSRGGKGVGIFHFLLFALVFFVGFIIYAFIDHKRLQSKAKVYLGKKLGLYGVPFEMTRYVRMARVIREEDSTFLGVFPIHDRHIFLKDFVPNRIFHIPPDGVILGDDSRNRSYVFLDRKGKLHYGEVEEFLPQEGGYIRRGAKSVVLGVDDFPGTMKDWFVVDRHNRKTLFPRHDDGSDSLQSSFFYFLEDFVPDVGDIVNDKGTVILVDQKEGSLALRMKFGEDFWIHKAKDIEDVSLVEGEGKKMVLTLVLKGAKDALNLFFDHKDEAFAWVEKIKELKEGTFEGGKPRRVFVRLRPVSVSSV, from the coding sequence ATGCTGCTTGTAAGTAGAGGGGGGAAAGGTGTGGGAATATTTCATTTTTTGTTGTTCGCGCTAGTTTTTTTTGTTGGCTTTATTATTTACGCTTTCATAGATCACAAGCGGTTACAAAGCAAAGCAAAGGTGTACCTGGGGAAAAAGTTAGGGTTATATGGAGTCCCCTTCGAAATGACCCGTTACGTTAGGATGGCTAGAGTGATACGAGAGGAAGACAGCACCTTTCTCGGCGTGTTCCCAATTCATGATCGACATATATTCTTGAAGGATTTCGTGCCCAATAGAATTTTTCACATCCCCCCAGATGGAGTAATTTTGGGAGACGATAGCAGAAACAGGTCGTATGTGTTCCTTGATCGGAAAGGGAAACTGCATTATGGTGAAGTGGAGGAGTTCTTGCCACAAGAGGGAGGTTATATAAGGAGAGGAGCAAAGAGCGTAGTCTTGGGAGTCGATGATTTTCCAGGCACCATGAAGGATTGGTTTGTGGTGGACAGGCATAATCGCAAGACCCTTTTCCCGAGGCATGATGACGGTTCTGATTCCCTTCAGTCAAGTTTTTTTTATTTTTTGGAAGATTTCGTTCCGGACGTTGGAGACATAGTAAACGACAAAGGTACTGTCATTTTGGTTGATCAAAAAGAGGGTTCTTTGGCATTGAGGATGAAATTTGGTGAGGATTTTTGGATCCACAAGGCTAAAGACATAGAAGATGTCTCACTTGTGGAAGGCGAAGGCAAGAAAATGGTGCTAACCCTTGTCCTTAAAGGAGCCAAGGATGCCTTGAACCTATTCTTCGATCATAAGGATGAGGCCTTTGCTTGGGTTGAGAAAATAAAGGAGCTAAAGGAAGGAACTTTCGAGGGAGGCAAGCCTAGGAGGGTTTTCGTAAGGTTGCGTCCTGTTTCTGTCTCTTCGGTATAA
- a CDS encoding UBA/THIF-type NAD/FAD binding protein (PFAM: ThiF family~COGs: COG0476 Dinucleotide-utilizing protein involved in molybdopterin and thiamine biosynthesis family 2~InterPro IPR000594~KEGG: tai:Taci_1588 UBA/ThiF-type NAD/FAD binding protein~PFAM: UBA/THIF-type NAD/FAD binding protein~SPTR: UBA/THIF-type NAD/FAD binding protein), with product MLKPWQKILMDTAEKKGKYSLVSWKLCRDLALEEGIPPREVEIWACRNGICPSRYERSIGTLGLEGQAKLLESSVLLAGCGGLGGLIAELLARAGIGRITLVDGDKFDDNNLNRQLICTEENIGAYKTEATKERIKSINGAVEVRSHSTLISRENATELLHDMDLAIDALDNMSARKALLEACRQKGIPLVHGAIGGFWGQAMLIFPESRAPWELMELEAERGVETETGNPPFTPAFIASIEATEAIKYLAGIEAPLEDMLFCDLKSYDFQRINTST from the coding sequence ATGTTGAAACCTTGGCAGAAAATTTTGATGGACACGGCCGAGAAAAAAGGGAAATACTCATTGGTTTCCTGGAAACTATGCAGGGATTTAGCGCTAGAGGAAGGCATTCCCCCCAGAGAAGTAGAAATTTGGGCCTGCCGCAACGGAATATGTCCTTCAAGGTACGAAAGGTCCATTGGAACCTTAGGCTTGGAAGGCCAGGCAAAGCTGCTTGAATCCTCCGTCCTTTTGGCAGGATGCGGAGGCCTAGGAGGCCTCATCGCGGAGCTTTTGGCCAGAGCGGGCATAGGTAGAATAACCTTGGTGGACGGTGACAAATTTGATGACAACAATCTGAACAGGCAACTAATTTGCACGGAAGAAAATATAGGCGCTTATAAGACAGAAGCCACCAAAGAGCGAATCAAATCAATAAATGGGGCCGTTGAGGTAAGAAGCCACTCAACGCTCATCTCAAGGGAAAATGCCACAGAGCTTTTACATGACATGGATTTGGCCATAGACGCTTTAGACAATATGAGTGCAAGGAAAGCGTTATTAGAAGCATGCAGACAGAAAGGCATACCGCTGGTTCACGGAGCGATAGGAGGATTTTGGGGGCAAGCAATGCTCATATTTCCCGAGAGCAGGGCACCTTGGGAACTAATGGAACTAGAAGCGGAAAGAGGCGTCGAAACTGAAACGGGCAATCCACCGTTTACCCCTGCTTTTATCGCTTCCATTGAGGCCACTGAGGCAATAAAATACCTTGCAGGAATAGAAGCCCCCTTAGAGGACATGCTCTTCTGCGACCTCAAATCCTACGATTTCCAGAGAATAAATACATCAACCTAG
- a CDS encoding transcriptional regulator, IclR family (PFAM: IclR helix-turn-helix domain; Bacterial transcriptional regulator~COGs: COG1414 Transcriptional regulator~InterPro IPR005471: IPR014757~KEGG: drm:Dred_0416 regulatory proteins, IclR~PFAM: regulatory protein IclR; Transcriptional regulator IclR~SMART: regulatory protein IclR~SPTR: Transcriptional regulator, IclR family), which produces MSSLEKALKIMKTLAEPPFEYSLTELSEKLSLAKSGLYKILVELRKESFVVQNPLTKKYHLGPICLRLGRVYNKYIGYEEIAGPILEHLLQAINETVYLAIWEGDRPVVICKRTRPGALYEFNDFIGQSLPINGGSTGRLLTAYQDPQTIEKLLSETELEKRTPYTITDKEELLKDYEAIRSKGYCIEDETFSLGVMGISVPVFGKDGKVAACLAMNAPKTEENMKKIPLWIQLLKDAASDFSYKLQFRH; this is translated from the coding sequence ATGTCAAGTTTGGAAAAAGCATTGAAAATAATGAAAACCCTTGCAGAACCTCCATTCGAATATTCCCTTACGGAGCTTTCCGAAAAGTTGTCCCTTGCAAAGAGTGGGTTATACAAGATTTTGGTCGAGCTGCGCAAAGAAAGTTTTGTGGTCCAAAATCCTCTCACGAAAAAATACCATCTAGGTCCCATATGTTTGAGGTTGGGGAGGGTTTATAATAAATACATCGGTTACGAGGAGATTGCGGGTCCCATATTAGAGCATTTGCTGCAGGCGATAAACGAGACGGTATATTTGGCTATATGGGAGGGCGATAGGCCGGTTGTTATATGCAAGAGGACCAGGCCAGGGGCCCTATACGAATTCAACGATTTCATAGGGCAAAGCTTGCCCATTAATGGAGGTTCTACAGGAAGATTGTTGACTGCGTATCAGGACCCTCAAACCATAGAAAAACTTCTATCGGAGACGGAGTTGGAGAAGAGGACGCCTTACACTATAACGGACAAAGAAGAGCTTCTCAAAGATTATGAAGCCATAAGGTCGAAGGGATACTGCATAGAGGATGAAACTTTCAGTTTGGGCGTCATGGGCATATCGGTTCCTGTATTCGGTAAAGACGGGAAAGTAGCTGCCTGTTTGGCCATGAACGCCCCCAAAACCGAGGAGAACATGAAAAAGATCCCCTTATGGATTCAGCTTCTCAAGGATGCTGCTAGCGATTTTTCCTACAAGCTTCAGTTCAGGCATTGA
- a CDS encoding glutaminyl-tRNA synthetase (PFAM: tRNA synthetases class I (E and Q), catalytic domain; tRNA synthetases class I (E and Q), anti-codon binding domain~TIGRFAM: glutaminyl-tRNA synthetase~COGs: COG0008 Glutamyl- and glutaminyl-tRNA synthetase~InterProIPR020060: IPR001412: IPR020058: IPR020059: IPR 004514~KEGG: tai:Taci_1596 glutaminyl-tRNA synthetase~PFAM: Glutamyl/glutaminyl-tRNA synthetase, class Ic, catalytic domain; Glutamyl/glutaminyl-tRNA synthetase, class Ic, anti-codon binding domain~SPTR: Glutaminyl-tRNA synthetase;~TIGRFAM: glutaminyl-tRNA synthetase) codes for MSNTPQKASNFLEQIIIDDLESGRVSKVITRFPPEPNGYLHIGHAKSICINFGLAEKFGGECNLRFDDTNPTKEEQEYVDAIIRDVEWLGFKWAKLCFASDYFEQFYEWAIELIKAGKAYVDHQSPEEIRRTRGTLTEPGIESPYRNRSVEENLILFEKMRRGEFEEGECVLRAKIDMAHPNLNMRDPVMYRILKKSHHRTKDKWCIYPMYDFAHGYEDAIEGVTHSICTLEFQDHRPLYDWFLDNVSVPHRPRQYEFARLNLSYTVMSKRKLLELVEKGYVSGWDDPRMPTISGLRRRGFTPSSIRRFCEEIGVSKTNSLVDIEFLYHCIRDELNKTTDRVMAVLNPLKVVIENYPDDLVEEIDALNNPEDPNSEWRKVPFCKELYIEKDDFMEDPPKKYFRLAPGREVRLKHAYFITCKEVIKDENGEIVELRCTYDPESRGGESPDGRKVKGTIHWVSAKHAVKAEVRLYDNLFTLRNMDEMEEGKDYKDYLNPNSLKVIKDALIEPTLKDLKPLQRFQFLRHGYFCVDYDSTPEHIVFNRIVPLKDSWAKIAGTQKR; via the coding sequence ATGAGTAATACTCCGCAGAAAGCCAGCAACTTCTTGGAGCAAATAATAATCGACGACCTGGAATCCGGAAGGGTAAGCAAAGTAATCACTCGATTCCCTCCGGAACCAAACGGTTACCTGCATATAGGCCACGCCAAGTCCATATGCATAAACTTCGGATTAGCTGAAAAGTTTGGGGGGGAGTGCAACCTGAGGTTCGATGACACGAACCCCACAAAGGAAGAGCAAGAGTACGTGGATGCCATCATAAGGGACGTGGAGTGGCTTGGATTTAAATGGGCCAAACTGTGCTTTGCATCAGATTACTTTGAACAGTTCTACGAGTGGGCCATAGAGCTCATAAAGGCTGGGAAAGCATACGTGGATCATCAGTCGCCCGAGGAGATTCGCCGAACTCGAGGTACACTAACAGAACCAGGCATAGAATCTCCTTACAGAAACCGATCCGTGGAAGAAAACCTGATCCTTTTCGAGAAGATGAGAAGGGGAGAATTTGAGGAAGGAGAGTGCGTCCTAAGAGCAAAAATTGACATGGCCCACCCAAATCTCAACATGCGAGATCCCGTTATGTACCGCATATTGAAGAAAAGTCACCACCGTACAAAGGACAAATGGTGCATATATCCCATGTATGATTTCGCTCACGGATACGAGGATGCTATAGAGGGTGTCACCCATTCCATATGTACTTTGGAGTTCCAGGATCACAGGCCTCTTTACGATTGGTTCCTGGACAACGTCAGCGTGCCCCACAGGCCACGGCAGTACGAGTTTGCACGGCTCAATCTATCATACACCGTAATGAGCAAGCGCAAGCTACTGGAACTAGTGGAAAAAGGCTATGTGAGCGGATGGGACGACCCCAGAATGCCAACTATAAGCGGCTTAAGAAGACGGGGATTCACCCCTTCCTCCATAAGGAGATTCTGCGAAGAGATCGGCGTATCAAAGACCAACAGTCTGGTAGACATAGAGTTTCTATACCACTGCATCAGAGATGAATTGAACAAAACCACAGATAGGGTCATGGCTGTACTTAACCCCTTGAAGGTCGTAATAGAGAACTATCCCGATGACCTCGTAGAGGAGATTGATGCCCTGAACAACCCTGAAGACCCCAATTCTGAATGGCGGAAGGTTCCTTTCTGCAAGGAACTCTATATAGAGAAGGACGATTTCATGGAAGATCCTCCTAAAAAATATTTCCGCCTCGCCCCGGGCAGGGAAGTAAGATTAAAACACGCTTATTTCATAACCTGCAAGGAAGTAATCAAGGACGAGAACGGAGAAATAGTAGAACTACGCTGCACCTACGACCCAGAATCTAGAGGTGGAGAATCTCCAGACGGCAGGAAAGTCAAGGGGACCATCCACTGGGTATCTGCAAAACACGCAGTAAAGGCTGAAGTGCGACTGTACGACAATCTCTTCACTCTGCGCAACATGGATGAAATGGAAGAAGGGAAGGATTATAAGGACTATTTAAACCCCAACTCTCTGAAAGTGATAAAGGACGCTCTCATTGAGCCGACGTTAAAAGACCTAAAACCCCTTCAGAGGTTCCAATTCTTGCGCCATGGTTATTTTTGCGTGGATTACGACTCCACTCCTGAGCACATCGTATTCAATCGCATAGTCCCATTGAAGGATTCTTGGGCAAAGATAGCCGGGACGCAGAAACGTTAA
- a CDS encoding hypothetical protein (KEGG: tjr:TherJR_2367 glycogen/starch synthase, ADP-glucose type~SPTR: Putative uncharacterized protein): MLKFWKVECPICGSVTRYSDTKGLDRGCEHFDRFVKSENLVLFIDGLGEEIPVALEDIADSCYEFECPLCHELVEGCFSSRKGHYSVETKCKHFLSMYKDPSDKVIVEFQDDMGEIHPMDVSAI; encoded by the coding sequence ATGTTGAAGTTTTGGAAGGTGGAATGTCCTATATGCGGTTCCGTGACCAGGTACTCGGATACAAAAGGACTGGATAGAGGTTGTGAGCATTTTGATAGGTTCGTTAAATCGGAAAACCTAGTACTTTTCATAGACGGTTTGGGTGAAGAGATCCCAGTAGCGTTGGAGGACATAGCAGATAGCTGTTACGAATTTGAATGTCCCCTGTGTCACGAGTTAGTGGAGGGATGCTTTTCCAGTAGGAAAGGGCATTACTCAGTTGAGACCAAATGCAAACACTTCCTTTCCATGTATAAAGATCCATCCGATAAAGTCATCGTTGAATTTCAGGACGATATGGGCGAAATCCACCCCATGGACGTATCCGCAATATAA
- a CDS encoding hypothetical protein (PFAM: D-aminoacyl-tRNA deacylase~KEGG: cdf:CD0353 hypothetical protein~SPTR: Putative uncharacterized protein) encodes MSKKAVFFFCVREPFHYVARGVFERLKEELPLDETSMEIDGYPVLQYEDACGDQFLFCRQNALISYEFERYLPTLRECFVDADVAIEVNWHEGDKAPDKILTVHTIGDVERGIFSPADSRLVKGLVTALEKERLKAGLEEFSVMTEGTHWTGSYKGQDPELLKEFPVPMVDLEIGSAPSSWDHKEAICALARGLLGVFSWKDPLVDVLCVGGVHFERAFSDVTIDSNMHIGISHILPNHWLVSGAYDDEKEGPLKLKAALNSIRGNVRAIVYHEGIKSSIKRACRQLAEKEGILALRHKKLKDPEVLNVIL; translated from the coding sequence ATGTCAAAAAAGGCTGTATTCTTTTTCTGTGTTAGAGAACCTTTCCATTATGTTGCGCGCGGTGTTTTTGAAAGGCTAAAAGAGGAGTTACCGCTAGATGAAACCTCCATGGAAATAGATGGTTACCCGGTGCTTCAATATGAAGATGCCTGCGGTGACCAGTTTCTGTTCTGTCGGCAAAACGCCTTGATCAGTTATGAGTTTGAGCGGTACCTTCCAACGTTGAGAGAGTGCTTTGTTGATGCTGATGTAGCTATTGAGGTCAATTGGCACGAAGGAGATAAAGCGCCAGACAAGATATTGACAGTTCACACCATTGGGGACGTTGAAAGAGGAATTTTTTCTCCCGCTGATTCCCGGTTAGTGAAGGGTTTGGTAACGGCGCTGGAAAAGGAACGATTGAAGGCAGGGTTGGAGGAATTTTCAGTAATGACTGAAGGAACCCACTGGACAGGTTCATATAAAGGGCAGGACCCAGAATTGCTTAAAGAGTTTCCAGTGCCTATGGTGGACCTCGAAATAGGAAGTGCCCCTTCAAGTTGGGACCACAAGGAGGCAATATGCGCCCTGGCCAGAGGGCTTTTGGGGGTGTTTTCGTGGAAAGATCCTTTGGTGGATGTTTTGTGTGTAGGCGGAGTACATTTTGAAAGAGCTTTTTCAGATGTGACTATTGACTCAAACATGCACATAGGTATAAGCCATATACTTCCCAATCATTGGCTTGTCTCTGGAGCGTACGATGACGAAAAGGAGGGACCTCTGAAACTAAAGGCTGCTTTGAACAGCATAAGAGGAAATGTAAGGGCCATAGTTTATCATGAAGGCATAAAGTCTTCGATTAAAAGAGCATGCAGGCAGCTAGCAGAGAAGGAAGGAATACTCGCATTGAGACACAAAAAGCTCAAGGATCCAGAGGTGTTGAATGTTATCTTGTAA
- a CDS encoding pyrroline-5-carboxylate reductase (PFAM: NADP oxidoreductase coenzyme F420-dependent~TIGRFAM: pyrroline-5-carboxylate reductase~COGs: COG0345 Pyrroline-5-carboxylate reductase~InterPro IPR004455: IPR000304~KEGG: tai:Taci_0568 pyrroline-5-carboxylate reductase~PFAM: NADP oxidoreductase coenzyme F420-dependent~PRIAM: Pyrroline-5-carboxylate reductase~SPTR: Pyrroline-5-carboxylate reductase;~TIGRFAM: pyrroline-5-carboxylate reductase), with amino-acid sequence MSGNKTTVTIIGAGIIGGAIAEALTPHFNVIATRRKVHKLNGLEEKGVKVSQDNRDAARKGDVIILSVKPSQVISVLKEIKEEAKGKVIISFAAAIPTELMKKVVSGSKIVRAMTNTAVKVRKGYTLYTHSDDLNDEELSLLCTIFSKLGEKQRVDEAHMDVLTAMSGSGPAYIFTVVEAMIYGALREGLPRALALQAAAHTAIGASCLLLESGKHPAELRDMVLTPGGVTIDGIYELEESRIRTAFMKAISAASSRARVLSEEVRRKAEGEIEE; translated from the coding sequence ATGTCAGGAAATAAGACCACCGTAACCATAATAGGTGCCGGCATAATAGGAGGAGCCATAGCAGAGGCACTCACTCCCCATTTCAATGTCATAGCCACAAGAAGAAAGGTACATAAACTAAACGGCCTTGAAGAAAAAGGCGTGAAGGTCTCACAAGACAACAGGGACGCAGCCAGAAAAGGAGACGTAATAATTTTATCCGTGAAACCTTCCCAGGTGATCAGCGTCTTAAAGGAAATAAAGGAAGAAGCAAAAGGCAAGGTCATCATCTCCTTCGCCGCAGCCATACCTACGGAACTAATGAAGAAAGTAGTCTCAGGGAGTAAAATCGTAAGGGCCATGACGAACACCGCCGTCAAGGTGAGAAAGGGATACACTCTTTATACCCATTCTGACGATCTCAACGATGAAGAGCTCTCTCTTCTATGTACCATTTTCAGCAAGCTAGGCGAAAAACAGAGAGTAGATGAGGCTCACATGGATGTTTTAACCGCCATGTCAGGCTCTGGACCTGCATATATTTTCACCGTTGTCGAGGCCATGATTTATGGAGCCTTAAGGGAAGGTCTTCCTCGCGCACTGGCCCTCCAAGCAGCGGCACACACAGCCATAGGAGCATCCTGTCTTCTTCTGGAAAGCGGCAAACATCCAGCGGAATTAAGGGACATGGTATTAACGCCTGGAGGAGTAACCATAGACGGCATCTATGAGCTAGAGGAAAGTCGCATCCGCACTGCCTTCATGAAGGCCATAAGTGCTGCATCCTCCAGAGCAAGAGTACTTTCCGAAGAAGTCAGAAGAAAGGCAGAAGGAGAAATAGAGGAATGA
- a CDS encoding hypothetical protein (KEGG: aco:Amico_0379 hypothetical protein~SPTR: Putative uncharacterized protein), with protein sequence MRRTLLLFDEDNPFWNAELVFMAQEDPKELEVLYSEGLLEATSLGNYRLSSEGKRVLLCYGREWGVPISLPSKDVQEADAIWSTRLRLLLDKSFVGRWSLKEYKHNVVLSYFPGLAREESWVLDEKGRLHWLYADSPMMQAFLKRYPETGIKVRGKEPPDAKEVIQWCKNRSMPEGKLHVPLLLWSRYDFTHYARFSPLPHDIWKLMNADRMFCFRIPDSTCENPAVFIDQVAAVRLFLTYYSRVHLPGYTHFDTEDQENLNWILWVGEDDSIVEATLNLLSPMAKELVDFEMPLHFKATSMESLMKIQEPYETIYDLVFYEFVNIASPDPS encoded by the coding sequence ATGAGAAGAACCTTGCTACTTTTTGACGAAGACAACCCCTTTTGGAATGCTGAATTGGTTTTTATGGCTCAGGAAGATCCCAAAGAGCTTGAAGTCCTTTATTCAGAGGGGCTCTTGGAGGCGACTTCTTTGGGGAATTACCGCCTTTCCAGTGAAGGAAAGAGGGTTCTTTTGTGTTACGGCAGGGAATGGGGAGTTCCTATATCTTTGCCATCAAAGGATGTACAAGAGGCGGACGCTATATGGTCCACTAGGCTCCGGCTCCTTTTGGACAAAAGTTTTGTTGGCAGGTGGAGCCTTAAGGAGTATAAACACAATGTTGTTTTGAGCTACTTTCCCGGACTTGCCAGAGAGGAGAGTTGGGTCTTAGATGAGAAAGGGAGGCTGCATTGGCTTTATGCGGATAGTCCCATGATGCAGGCTTTCTTGAAGCGTTATCCTGAAACAGGAATAAAAGTCAGAGGGAAAGAGCCCCCAGATGCGAAGGAAGTTATACAGTGGTGCAAAAATAGATCCATGCCGGAAGGCAAACTTCATGTTCCCCTTCTTCTATGGAGTCGTTATGATTTCACCCATTATGCGCGCTTTTCTCCTTTACCTCATGATATATGGAAGTTGATGAACGCGGATAGAATGTTTTGTTTTAGGATCCCTGACTCTACTTGTGAAAATCCAGCTGTATTCATCGACCAGGTGGCCGCAGTAAGGTTGTTCTTGACCTACTACAGCCGCGTGCACCTTCCTGGGTATACCCATTTTGATACAGAAGATCAGGAAAACCTAAATTGGATCCTGTGGGTTGGAGAGGACGATTCCATTGTGGAGGCCACACTTAACCTTTTAAGTCCTATGGCCAAAGAGCTGGTTGATTTCGAAATGCCCTTGCACTTCAAGGCAACCAGCATGGAGAGCCTGATGAAGATCCAAGAGCCTTATGAGACAATTTATGACCTTGTGTTTTATGAATTTGTGAACATAGCGTCTCCTGATCCTTCCTAA
- a CDS encoding choline/carnitine/betaine transporter (PFAM: BCCT family transporter~TIGRFAM: choline/carnitine/betaine transport~COGs: COG1292 Choline-glycine betaine transporter~InterPro IPR018093: IPR000060~KEGG: fma:FMG_1469 glycine betaine transporter~PFAM: BCCT transporter~SPTR: Osmoprotectant transporter, BCCT family;~TIGRFAM: choline/carnitine/betaine transporter): MDKGKGLNQVYLISMGVTFAAVIWGLVSPDSFGNFANTLFNVLVEKFGWGYMLAMNIFVVFPIFLALSKYGKVRLGPEDSRPEFSNFSWFAMLFSAGMGVGLVFYGVGEPVFHFLNPPTAEPGTAAAAAEAMRKAFFHWGIHPWANYAVIALPLAYFQFRKGYPGLISSLFIPIVGEKGVKGTFGKAIDILAIFATVAGIATSLGLGVLQINSGLNYLFGVSSNLMTQLVIIVVLALLYTGSAVTGIEKGIKFIADSNLYIAMTLLGGLFLVGPSITILENLMSSFGDYLSNLIRDSFMLAPYDKDYKSWLNGWTIFYWAWWIAWAPFVGSFIARISRGRTIREFVLGVLIVPALGSFTWFAVFGTSALNVDLTGIGELAARVAKDISTGVFEMYKYYPLGGIMSIIMVVLISTFFITSANSATFVLSMYSTRGDLNPPKSKMAVWGVLQAALAFVLLMTGGLKNLQIISIAAAAPFAIVMILACWSMYKGLSQDYVE; the protein is encoded by the coding sequence TTGGATAAAGGGAAGGGGTTAAACCAGGTATATTTGATTTCCATGGGTGTTACGTTCGCAGCCGTCATTTGGGGCTTAGTAAGCCCGGACAGTTTCGGAAATTTTGCCAACACTCTCTTTAATGTTCTTGTAGAGAAGTTTGGTTGGGGTTACATGCTTGCCATGAACATTTTTGTAGTCTTTCCTATCTTTCTTGCACTAAGCAAGTATGGAAAGGTAAGGCTTGGTCCTGAGGATTCCAGACCTGAATTTTCCAATTTTTCGTGGTTTGCCATGCTGTTTTCCGCAGGTATGGGAGTTGGCTTGGTTTTTTACGGTGTAGGAGAACCAGTGTTTCATTTTCTGAACCCGCCTACAGCGGAGCCTGGGACAGCTGCAGCGGCAGCTGAAGCAATGAGAAAGGCCTTCTTTCACTGGGGAATACATCCATGGGCCAACTATGCAGTAATAGCGCTGCCCCTCGCTTACTTTCAGTTCCGAAAAGGCTATCCAGGGCTTATAAGTAGCCTCTTTATTCCTATTGTTGGTGAAAAAGGCGTGAAAGGAACCTTTGGCAAGGCCATAGATATTTTGGCCATCTTTGCTACCGTAGCAGGCATTGCCACGTCCCTTGGCCTTGGGGTCCTCCAGATCAACAGTGGGCTCAATTATCTTTTTGGAGTAAGCTCCAATTTAATGACCCAGCTTGTCATAATAGTTGTTTTGGCTCTGCTATATACGGGTTCTGCTGTGACAGGAATAGAAAAAGGGATAAAATTCATAGCTGACTCAAATCTTTATATAGCCATGACCTTGCTTGGAGGACTCTTTTTGGTGGGGCCGTCCATAACCATATTAGAGAATCTAATGTCCAGCTTTGGAGACTATTTGAGCAATCTCATAAGGGACAGTTTCATGCTAGCTCCTTACGATAAAGATTATAAGTCCTGGCTTAATGGTTGGACTATTTTCTATTGGGCATGGTGGATAGCATGGGCCCCCTTTGTTGGCTCCTTTATTGCCAGAATTTCTAGGGGACGAACCATAAGAGAGTTCGTGCTTGGTGTGCTAATAGTTCCCGCCTTGGGAAGCTTTACTTGGTTTGCCGTCTTTGGTACGTCAGCATTAAACGTTGACCTTACGGGGATAGGGGAGCTGGCCGCCAGAGTTGCTAAAGATATATCCACAGGAGTCTTCGAGATGTATAAGTATTATCCATTGGGTGGAATTATGTCCATAATAATGGTGGTTTTGATTTCTACGTTCTTTATTACGTCCGCCAATTCAGCGACCTTTGTCCTTTCCATGTATTCCACCAGAGGAGACCTCAATCCCCCAAAGAGCAAAATGGCCGTATGGGGTGTTCTCCAAGCTGCATTGGCATTTGTTCTTCTCATGACTGGTGGATTGAAGAACTTGCAGATAATATCCATCGCGGCGGCAGCACCTTTCGCCATAGTTATGATTTTGGCATGTTGGTCCATGTATAAGGGCCTTTCTCAGGATTATGTAGAATAA